The following are encoded together in the Mesoterricola sediminis genome:
- a CDS encoding DUF4136 domain-containing protein codes for MRTLYASLAVLALATGCAGPKVHYDYDARATYAGYRAWDWYAAPKGGGGANPIADARVRRAVEAELTAKGFRRESAADPDFLVIYQAAYGPRRKGARGHVSVGLGMVPVRGLGLGVGVAAPVSGGHRGKIGSIILEIKDFKSQQVIWRAEAEEVLDDSLTPEESDQDVAKAVTAMLAKFPPPTAR; via the coding sequence ATGCGAACGCTCTATGCAAGTCTTGCCGTGCTCGCCCTCGCCACGGGCTGCGCCGGGCCCAAGGTCCACTACGACTATGACGCCCGGGCCACCTACGCCGGCTACCGCGCCTGGGACTGGTACGCCGCCCCCAAGGGCGGCGGCGGGGCCAATCCGATCGCGGACGCCCGGGTGCGCCGGGCCGTGGAGGCGGAACTGACCGCCAAGGGCTTCCGGCGGGAGTCCGCCGCCGACCCGGACTTCCTGGTGATCTACCAGGCCGCCTACGGCCCCCGGCGCAAGGGCGCCCGCGGCCACGTGTCCGTGGGCCTGGGCATGGTGCCGGTCCGGGGCCTCGGCCTCGGGGTGGGGGTCGCGGCCCCGGTCAGCGGCGGCCATCGGGGGAAGATCGGCTCCATCATCCTGGAAATCAAGGACTTCAAGAGTCAGCAGGTGATCTGGCGGGCCGAGGCGGAGGAGGTGCTGGACGACAGCCTCACCCCCGAGGAGTCGGATCAGGACGTGGCCAAGGCCGTCACCGCGATGCTGGCGAAGTTCCCTCCTCCGACGGCCCGCTGA
- a CDS encoding M28 family peptidase — translation MRVLALLLLTVSLTAQTPVSTETPVQALARKVESSRLRRTVERLAGFGTRHSLSDTTSESRGVGAARRWLAAEARSLAALPGSRLVPFEDRFTAEPGPRVPKPTEMVNVGVVLPGLDPTRAKDCLVVCGHYDSRANDVMDAASDAPGANDDGSGVALALEMAYVMASDRTAVSIYFVATIAEEQGLLGAAHLARRLKDEGMNVLGMVAADCVGNVAGYGTAREAGSARLFSEGVPSQETDAQKRLREALGGENDSPSRELARYLKRFGERYQEGLELVLMLRRDRVGRGGDHLAFNREGFPAARLSETLENYDRQHQVPRVVNGRTYGDSTAWFDPGYCAKLTRTLVGAFHHLATAPEPVRNVVLSGAATPDAVLTWTPSTDPRVAAIVVYRRRADAVAWQQDLVFAPGDRVVLPGAGTDNYFYGVATRDREGNESLAVPPTRIQ, via the coding sequence ATGCGCGTGCTCGCCCTCCTCCTCCTCACCGTGAGCCTCACCGCCCAGACGCCCGTCTCCACCGAGACGCCGGTCCAGGCCCTGGCCCGGAAGGTGGAATCCAGCCGTCTCCGCCGGACCGTGGAGCGCCTGGCCGGCTTCGGCACCCGCCACAGCCTCTCCGACACCACGTCCGAATCCCGGGGCGTGGGCGCGGCCCGGCGCTGGCTCGCGGCCGAGGCCCGGTCCCTGGCGGCCCTGCCCGGGTCCCGCCTGGTGCCCTTCGAGGACCGGTTCACGGCGGAGCCCGGGCCCCGCGTGCCCAAGCCCACCGAGATGGTCAACGTCGGCGTCGTCCTGCCCGGCCTCGACCCCACCCGCGCCAAGGACTGCCTCGTCGTGTGCGGGCACTACGACAGCCGCGCCAACGACGTCATGGACGCGGCCTCGGACGCTCCCGGCGCCAACGACGACGGCTCCGGGGTGGCCCTGGCCCTGGAGATGGCCTACGTGATGGCCTCGGACCGCACCGCCGTGAGCATCTACTTCGTGGCCACCATCGCCGAGGAGCAGGGCCTCCTGGGCGCGGCCCACCTGGCCCGGCGCCTCAAGGACGAGGGAATGAACGTCCTCGGCATGGTCGCCGCGGACTGCGTGGGGAACGTGGCCGGGTACGGGACGGCCCGCGAGGCCGGCTCCGCGCGGCTCTTCTCGGAAGGGGTGCCCTCCCAGGAGACCGACGCCCAGAAGCGGCTCCGCGAGGCCCTGGGCGGCGAGAACGACAGCCCGAGCCGGGAGCTCGCGCGCTACCTGAAGCGCTTCGGGGAGCGGTACCAGGAGGGCCTTGAGCTGGTGCTCATGCTCCGCAGGGACCGCGTCGGGCGGGGCGGGGACCACCTCGCCTTCAACCGGGAGGGCTTCCCCGCGGCCCGGCTCAGCGAGACCCTCGAGAACTACGACCGCCAGCACCAGGTGCCCCGCGTCGTGAACGGCCGCACCTACGGGGATTCCACCGCCTGGTTCGACCCGGGCTACTGCGCCAAGCTGACCCGGACCCTGGTCGGGGCCTTCCACCACCTGGCCACGGCCCCCGAGCCCGTGCGGAACGTGGTGCTGTCCGGGGCCGCGACCCCCGACGCCGTCCTCACCTGGACGCCCTCCACCGATCCGCGGGTCGCGGCGATCGTCGTCTACCGGCGCCGCGCCGACGCCGTGGCCTGGCAGCAGGACCTGGTGTTCGCCCCCGGGGACCGGGTGGTCCTCCCCGGAGCCGGCACCGACAACTACTTCTACGGCGTGGCCACCCGGGACCGGGAGGGGAACGAGTCCCTGGCCGTCCCGCCCACCCGGATCCAGTGA
- the fabG gene encoding 3-oxoacyl-[acyl-carrier-protein] reductase: MFELNGRIALVTGASQGIGEVIAKQLARQGALAVCASLPNTEEDLKRVVAEIEAAGGRADYVLLDMRDGDSIRAAVATTVERHGGLHILVNNAGITKDKLMIQMKEEEFELVLDINLKGAWLATQAAAKTMMKQRWGRVINIASVVGQMGNAGQGNYVASKAGLIGLTKTVAREFASRNVTCNAVAPGYIATAMTENLPAEVKAEFNRQIPLGRMGTPIDIANAVVFLASEEAEYMTGQVLSVNGGMLMP; encoded by the coding sequence ATGTTCGAACTCAATGGCAGAATCGCCCTCGTGACCGGAGCCAGCCAGGGCATCGGCGAAGTCATCGCCAAGCAGCTGGCGCGGCAGGGCGCCTTGGCCGTCTGCGCATCCCTCCCCAACACGGAGGAGGATCTCAAGCGGGTCGTCGCCGAGATCGAGGCCGCCGGGGGCCGGGCCGACTACGTCCTGCTGGACATGCGGGACGGGGACAGCATCCGCGCGGCGGTGGCCACCACGGTGGAGCGCCACGGGGGCCTCCACATCCTGGTGAACAACGCCGGCATCACCAAGGACAAGCTGATGATCCAGATGAAGGAGGAGGAGTTCGAGCTCGTCCTGGACATCAACCTCAAGGGCGCCTGGCTCGCGACCCAGGCCGCCGCCAAGACCATGATGAAGCAGCGCTGGGGCCGGGTCATCAACATCGCCTCCGTCGTGGGCCAGATGGGCAACGCCGGCCAGGGCAACTACGTGGCCTCCAAGGCCGGCCTCATCGGCCTCACCAAGACCGTGGCCCGGGAATTCGCCAGCCGCAACGTCACCTGCAACGCCGTCGCCCCCGGCTACATCGCCACCGCCATGACCGAGAACCTCCCCGCCGAGGTGAAGGCCGAGTTCAACCGCCAGATCCCCCTGGGCCGCATGGGCACCCCCATCGACATCGCCAACGCCGTCGTCTTCCTGGCCTCGGAGGAGGCGGAGTACATGACGGGCCAGGTGCTGAGCGTCAACGGCGGCATGCTGATGCCCTAA